From a region of the Globicephala melas chromosome 19, mGloMel1.2, whole genome shotgun sequence genome:
- the CADM4 gene encoding cell adhesion molecule 4, whose product MGRARRFQWPLLLLWAAAAGPGAGQEVQTENVTVAEGGVAEITCRLHQYDGSIVVIQNPARQTLFFNGTRALKDERFQLEEFSPRRVRIRLSDARLEDEGGYFCQLYTEDTHHQIATLTVLVAPENPVVEVREQAVEGGEVELSCLVPRSRPAAVLRWHRDRKELKGVSSSQENGKVWSVASTVRFRVDRKDDGGIVICEAQNQALPSGHSKQTQYVLDVQYSPTARIHASQAVVREGDTLVLTCAVTGNPRPNQIRWNRGNESLPERAEAVGETLTLPGLVSADNGTYTCEASNKHGHARALYVLVVYDPGAVVEAQTSVPYAIVGGILALLVFLIICVLVGMVWCSVRQKGSYLTHEASGLDEQGEAREAFLNGSDGHKRKEEFFI is encoded by the exons gggcaggacaggaagtaCAGACAGAGAATGTGACAGTGGCTGAGGGTGGGGTGGCCGAGATAACCTGCCGTCTGCACCAGTATGATGGATCTATAGTTGTCATTCAGAACCCCGCCCGGCAGACCCTCTTCTTCAATGGTACCCGTG CCCTGAAGGATGAGCGTTTCCAGCTTGAGGAGTTCTCCCCACGCCGGGTACGGATCCGGCTCTCAGATGCGCGCCTGGAGGACGAGGGGGGCTACTTCTGCCAGCTCTACACGGAGGATACCCACCACCAGATTGCCACGCTCACTGTACTGG TGGCCCCGGAGAATCCTGTAGTGGAGGTCCGGGAACAGGCGGTGGAGGGCGGCGAGGTGGAGCTCAGCTGCCTTGTTCCACGGTCCCGCCCGGCCGCCGTCCTGCGCTGGCACCGGGACCGAAAGGAGCTGAAAG GAGTGAGCAGCAGCCAGGAAAATGGCAAGGTCTGGAGCGTGGCGAGCACAGTGCGGTTTCGTGTGGACCGCAAGGACGACGGCGGTATCGTCATCTGCGAGGCGCAGAACCAGGCGCTGCCCTCCGGACACAGCAAACAGACGCAGTACGTGCTGGATGTGCAGT ACTCCCCCACGGCCCGGATCCATGCCTCCCAAGCtgtggtgagggagggagacacgcTGGTGCTGACATGTGCTGTGACGGGGAACCCCAG GCCAAACCAGATCCGCTGGAACCGCGGTAATGAGTCTTTGCCAGAGCGGGCCGAGGCAGTCGGGGAGACGCTTACGCTGCCCGGCCTGGTATCCGCGGATAATGGCACCTACACCTGCGAGGCGTCGAACAAGCACGGCCACGCGAGGGCGCTCTATGTGCTCGTGGTCTACG ACCCTGGTGCGGTGGTAGAGGCTCAGACGTCGGTGCCGTACGCCATTGTGGGCGGCATTCTGGCGCTACTGGTGTTTCTGATCATCTGTGTGCTGGTGGGCATGGTCTGGTGCTCAGTGCGGCAGAAGG GCTCCTATCTGACCCACGAGGCCAGTGGCCTGGATGAGCAGGGAGAAGCAAGAGAAGCCTTTCTCAATGGCAGCGATGGacacaagaggaaagaagaattcTTTATctga
- the ZNF428 gene encoding zinc finger protein 428, which yields MTETREPAETGGYASLEEDDEDLSPGPEHSSDSEYTLSEPDSEEEEDEEEEEEETTDDPEYDPGYKVKQRLGGGRGGPSRRAPRAAQLPGPPAQPCQLCGRSALGEAPPGTPPCRLCCPATAPQEAPAPESRALGEEEEEPPRAGEGRPAGRGEEGEGEEGEEEEEEEGGAYHCTECEDSFDNLGELHGHFMLHARGEV from the exons ATGACAGAAACCCGTGAGCCAGCCGAGACTGGGGGCTACGCCAGCCTGGAGGAAGACGATGAGGACCTCTCTCCAG GCCCGGAGCATTCCTCTGACTCCGAATATACTCTCTCAGAGCCGGACTCCgaagaggaagaagatgaggaggaggaggaagaggagaccaCTGATGACCCCGAATATGACCCTGGCTACAAGGTGAAGCAGCGCCtgggggggggccgggggggccCATCCCGTCGGGCCCCCCGTGCAGCCCAGCTCCCgggccccccagcccagccctgccagctcTGTGGCCGCTCCGCCCTTGGGGAGGCCCCACCGGGCACCCCACCTTGCCGGCTCTGCTGCCCCGCTACAGCCCCCCAGGAAGCGCCAGCTCCTGAAAGCAGGGCCCtcggggaggaagaggaggagccgCCTCGGGCTGGGGAGGGCCGACCagctgggaggggggaggagggggagggggaggagggggaggaggaggaggaggaggagggcggcGCCTACCACTGTACCGAGTGCGAGGATTCCTTTGACAACCTCGGGGAGCTGCACGGGCACTTCATGCTGCATGCCCGGGGTGAGGTGTAG
- the SRRM5 gene encoding serine/arginine repetitive matrix protein 5: MLSIRQPGEAFAEWLQTTDEAPPALSWGSTPLSPPISDFTPPALRSLHCPLRLHEVGLGKAIRWSPTATRPFVSTVTSWTIGHFAATLPPPPARARKPSMSPASVGPLMPTASPNPPASLKTTKSAMPNSPSVSTKPVTAPNSVTSPSMSESPKWASTKAAPSNQPSNKSRAHGTARTPSKASTDSRTSKASKASRVRRPRRRGTHGRGRTPGRSGSRSSKRSANRASTPSRRRTNGARPGVPSRVRTPTSQRKQSWGKSYSQLRTDNRERSDSQPRNVSRKRSCSPPGALDVGKSSSLAGTPSRAKSYRPARTPFEEKGHCPSPASSRRVKGYSQKITPSRGWSYSPTEVFSRVESYNQGSAPSRPQSHSHWSRMPRRARSRGRERAHGRVRGHSWKRNHSRARSRTRKGTPSQMGRHSHSRICSKGKTYNQFRTPKRERRYSQSRSPSRERSHRRSRTHSKERGCRWSRSPSKERVHSRSRTPSKESGRSHSRTLSTERDYSRTRISSKERDHSRFRTSSKERDHSQSRTLRKEKDPSQSRTPRSLSRKGSPSRAQSPNQNRKPSEIRS; this comes from the exons ATGCTGAGCATAAGGCAGCCTGGGGAGGCATTTGCTGAATGGCTGCAAACCACAGACGAAGCACCTCCAGCTTTGAGCTGGGGCTCCacccctctttctcctcccatcTCTGACTTCACACCACCTGCCCTCCGGAGTCTTCACTGCCCACTGCGACTTCATGAAGTTGGCCTGGGAAAGGCAATCAGGTGGTCACCCACGGCTACCAGGCCTTTTGTGTCCACCGTGACTTCCTGGACCATAGGCCATTTTGCAGCCACCCTGCCTCCTCCACCTGCGAGAGCCCGGAAGCCCAGCATGTCTCCGGCGTCCGTGGGACCCTTGATGCCCACAGCGTCTCCCAATCCTCCTGCCTCCTTGAAGACCACCAAATCGGCCATGCCCAACAGCCCCTCTGTGTCCACCAAACCTGTGACCGCCCCTAACTCGGTCACGAGCCCAAGCATGTCCGAATCTCCCAAATGGGCAAGTACAAAGGCAGCCCCTTCTAACCAGCCCAGCAACAAGTCCCGAGCCCACGGCACGGCCCGAACGCCTAGCAAAGCCAGCACTGACTCCAGGACCAGCAAAGCCAGCAAGGCCAGCAGGGTAAGACGCCCCCGGCGCAGAGGCACCCACGGCCGAGGCAGAACTCCCGGCAGAAGCGGAAGCCGCAGCTCCAAGAGGTCAGCCAACAGGGCCAGCACTCCCAGCAGGAGAAGAACTAATGGTGCCAGACCAGGTGTGCCCAGCAGGGTGAGAACTCCTACTTCCCAGCGAAAACAGAGTTGGGGGAAGAGTTACAGCCAGCTGAGAACCGACAACCGGGAAAGGAGTGACAGCCAGCCTAGAAATGTGAGCAGAAAGAGGAGCTGCAGCCCCCCAGGAGCCTTGGATGTGGGGAAGAGCTCCAGCCTGGCTGGAACCCCCAGTAGGGCAAAGAGTTATCGCCCCGCTAGAACTCCCTTCGAGGAGAAAGGTCACTGCCCGTCTCCAGCATCATCGAGGAGGGTGAAGGGTTATAGTCAGAAGATCACCCCCAGCAGGGGATGGAGTTACAGCCCTACTGAAGTGTTCAGCAGGGTCGAGAGTTACAACCAAGGTAGTGCACCCAGCAGGCCCCAAAGTCACAGCCA CTGGTCTAGAATGCCTAGAAGGGCAAGAAGTCGCGGTAGGGAGAGGGCCCACGGCAGGGTGAGAGGTCACAGCTGGAAGAGAAATCATAGCAGGGCAAGAAGTCGTACCCGGAAGGGAACTCCCAGTCAGATGGGAAGACACAGCCACTCTAGAATCTGCAGCAAGGGGAAAACTTATAACCAATTTAGAACCCCCAAAAGGGAAAGACGTTACAGCCAGTCTAGAAGCCCCAGCAGGGAGAGAAGTCACAGACGATCTAGAACCCACAGCAAGGAGAGAGGTTGCAGATGGTCTAGAAGCCCCAGCAAGGAGAGAGTCCACAGCCGATCTAGAACCCCCAGTAAGGAGAGCGGTCGCAGCCACTCCAGAACCCTCAGCACGGAGAGAGATTACAGCCGAACTAGAATCTCCAGCAAGGAAAGAGATCACAGCCGATTCAGAACCTCCAGCAAGGAAAGAGATCACAGCCAATCTAGAACcctcagaaaagagaaagatccCAGCCAATCTAGAACCCCCAGAAGTCTCAGCAGGAAGGGATCCCCTAGCAGGGCACAGAGTCCTAATCAGAACAGAAAACCTAGCGAGATAAGGAGC
- the ZNF576 gene encoding zinc finger protein 576 isoform X1, translated as MSPGRRQAKAGVSVTMEDRHPKETMEQEDSSKERSPQSPGGDICHLGALQCTRCLITFADSKFQERHMKREHPADFVAQKLQGVLFICFTCARSFPSSKALITHQRSHGPAARPSQPAAPTTTPPTFPCPDCGKTFGQAASLRRHRQAHEAHPLPGPFACTECGQDFAQEAGLHQHYIRHARGEL; from the exons ATGTCTCCCGGAAGGAGGCAGGCTAAAGC AGGGGTCTCAGTCACCATGGAGGACCGGCACCCCAAAGAGACCATGGAGCAGGAGGATTCGTCCAAGGAGAGAAGTCCCCAAAGTCCGGGAGGTGACATCT GCCACTTGGGGGCCCTGCAGTGCACCCGCTGCCTCATCACCTTCGCAGACTCCAAGTTCCAGGAGCGTCACATGAAGCGGGAGCACCCAGCGGACTTCGTGGCCCAGAAGCTGCAGGGGGTCCTCTTCATCTGCTTCACGTGCGCCcgctccttcccctcctccaaggCCCTGATCACCCACCAGCGCAGCCACGGTCCAGCGGCCAGGCCCTCCCAGCCGGCTGCGCCCACCACCACGCCACCCACCTTCCCCTGTCCCGACTGTGGCAAGACCTTTGGGCAGGCCGCTTCTCTGAGGCGGCATCGCCAGGCGCACGAGGCCCACCCCCTTCCTGGCCCCTTCGCCTGCACTGAGTGTGGGCAGGACTTTGCCCAGGAAGCAGGGCTGCATCAGCACTACATCCGGCATGCCCGGGGGGAGCTCTGA
- the ZNF576 gene encoding zinc finger protein 576 isoform X2: MEDRHPKETMEQEDSSKERSPQSPGGDICHLGALQCTRCLITFADSKFQERHMKREHPADFVAQKLQGVLFICFTCARSFPSSKALITHQRSHGPAARPSQPAAPTTTPPTFPCPDCGKTFGQAASLRRHRQAHEAHPLPGPFACTECGQDFAQEAGLHQHYIRHARGEL; this comes from the exons ATGGAGGACCGGCACCCCAAAGAGACCATGGAGCAGGAGGATTCGTCCAAGGAGAGAAGTCCCCAAAGTCCGGGAGGTGACATCT GCCACTTGGGGGCCCTGCAGTGCACCCGCTGCCTCATCACCTTCGCAGACTCCAAGTTCCAGGAGCGTCACATGAAGCGGGAGCACCCAGCGGACTTCGTGGCCCAGAAGCTGCAGGGGGTCCTCTTCATCTGCTTCACGTGCGCCcgctccttcccctcctccaaggCCCTGATCACCCACCAGCGCAGCCACGGTCCAGCGGCCAGGCCCTCCCAGCCGGCTGCGCCCACCACCACGCCACCCACCTTCCCCTGTCCCGACTGTGGCAAGACCTTTGGGCAGGCCGCTTCTCTGAGGCGGCATCGCCAGGCGCACGAGGCCCACCCCCTTCCTGGCCCCTTCGCCTGCACTGAGTGTGGGCAGGACTTTGCCCAGGAAGCAGGGCTGCATCAGCACTACATCCGGCATGCCCGGGGGGAGCTCTGA
- the IRGQ gene encoding immunity-related GTPase family Q protein isoform X1 — protein sequence MTSAMPPPRGDVTVLFLGPPGSGKSAVIAALCDKDVETVEIPDGRPDSGLPSLRAAGPGLFLGELSCPPAAPGPWAAEANVLVLVLPGPEGNEEPLAPALGEAARAALARGTPLLAVRNLRPEESQNVAQARDQTAARLDSAGLGAATLFVLQTDCRSSDGCEELERLRATLRSQAEALQRLLPPAQDGFEVLGAAELEAVREAFETGGLEAALSWVRAGLERLGSARLDLAVAGRADVSLVLNMLLGLDPDDPGAVPASAPAEPMPYPAPERPNVVLWTVPLGSAGTAAAPHPTHYDALILVTPGAPTEKDWAQVRPLVLPDTPLVCVRTDGEGEDPESLDEEEKSGESLENAGGGGFENARSEGREKRGPGSQKAGSGEGSEDAGSESLQPVGVGVKKPGSGDSERAAALSPEDETWEVLEEAPPPVFPLRPGGLPGLCEWLRRALPPAQAGALLLALPPASPRAARTKAAALRAGAWRPALLASLAAAAAPVPGLGWACDVALLRGQLAEWRRALGLEPTALARRERALGLTPGELAERTRFPGPVTRAEVEARLGSWAGEGTAGGAALGALSFLWPAGGAAATGGLGYRAAHGVLLQALDEMRADAEAVLAPQVPTQ from the exons ATGACGTCAG CCATGCCTCCGCCGCGGGGTGACGTGACCGTCTTATTCCTGGGGCCTCCGGGCTCGGGAAAGTCTGCTGTGATCGCAGCGCTGTGCGACAAGGATGTGGAGACGGTAGAGATCCCCGACGGACGGCCGGATTCcgggctccccagcctgagagCTGCAGGCCCAGGCCTCTTCCTGGGCGAGCTGAGCTGCCCACCCGCAGCGCCGGGGCCCTGGGCGGCGGAAGCCAACGTGCTGGTATTGGTGCTGCCCGGCCCTGAGGGGAATGAGGAACCCCTGGCCCCAGCGCTGGGGGAGGCAGCGCGGGCCGCCCTGGCCCGAGGAACACCCCTGCTGGCTGTGCGGAACCTTCGTCCCGAGGAGTCACAGAATGTAGCCCAGGCTCGGGATCAGACCGCAGCCCGGCTGGACAGCGCCGGGTTGGGCGCCGCGACTCTCTTTGTGCTACAGACCGACTGCCGCAGCAGCGACGGCTGCGAGGAGCTGGAGCGCCTGCGGGCAACGCTGCGGAGTCAGGCGGAGGCGCTGCAGAG GCTCCTGCCACCGGCTCAGGATGGCTTCGAGGTGCTGGGCGCTGCAGAGTTGGAGGCTGTGCGCGAGGCCTTCGAGACGGGTGGCCTGGAGGCGGCGCTGTCATGGGTTCGGGCCGGCCTGGAGCGACTGGGCAGCGCGCGCCTGGACCTGGCCGTGGCCGGTAGGGCTGACGTGAGCCTTGTGCTGAACATGCTACTCGGGTTAGATCCTGACGACCCAGGTGCGGTGCCTGCTTCGGCGCCCGCGGAGCCCATGCCCTACCCGGCCCCAGAGCGCCCCAATGTGGTGCTCTGGACCGTGCCTCTGGGCTCCGCGGGCACTGCTGCCGCCCCCCACCCAACCCACTACGACGCTCTCATCCTCGTCACCCCTGGGGCCCCCACTGAGAAGGACTGGGCCCAAGTCCGGCCCTTGGTGCTACCAGATACGCCGCTGGTCTGCGTGCGAACAGACGGCGAGGGCGAGGATCCGGAGTCCCTGGACGAAGAGGAAAAGAGCGGCGAGAGCTTAGAGAACGCAGGCGGAGGGGGGTTTGAGAATGCACGcagtgaggggagggagaaaCGTGGCCCTGGATCGCAGAAAGCAGGCAGTGGGGAAGGTTCAGAGGATGCAGGCAGCGAGAGTTTGCAGCCGGTTGGCGTCGGCGTGAAGAAACCGGGCAGCGGGGACTCAGAGCGCGCGGCCGCACTGAGCCCAGAAGATGAGACGTGGGAGGTGCTGGAGGAGGCGCCGCCGCCGGTGTTCCCGCTGCGGCCGGGCGGCCTCCCGGGGCTGTGCGAGTGGCTGCGGCGTGCGCTACCCCCGGCCCAGGCCGGGGCGCTGCTTCTGGCTCTGCCACCCGCGTCTCCCCGCGCGGCCCGGACCAAGGCTGCGGCGCTGCGGGCCGGGGCGTGGCGGCCGGCCCTGTTGGCTAgcctggcggcggcggcggccccagtaccggggctgggctgggcctgcGACGTGGCGCTCCTGCGAGGTCAGCTGGCCGAGTGGCGGCGGGCgctggggctcgaacccacggCGCTGGCACGACGCGAGCGCGCGCTGGGCCTGACGCCGGGGGAGCTGGCCGAGCGGACACGCTTCCCGGGTCCGGTGACGCGCGCCGAAGTGGAGGCGAGGCTGGGCTCGTGGGCGGGCGAGGGCACCGCCGGGGGCGCGGCGCTGGGCGCGCTCTCCTTCCTGTGGCCGGCGGGCGGTGCGGCGGCCACCGGGGGCCTGGGCTACCGCGCGGCGCACGGCGTCCTGCTGCAGGCGCTCGATGAGATGCGGGCCGACGCTGAAGCAGTGCTGGCACCGCAGGTGCCCACGCAGTGA
- the IRGQ gene encoding immunity-related GTPase family Q protein isoform X2 — MPPPRGDVTVLFLGPPGSGKSAVIAALCDKDVETVEIPDGRPDSGLPSLRAAGPGLFLGELSCPPAAPGPWAAEANVLVLVLPGPEGNEEPLAPALGEAARAALARGTPLLAVRNLRPEESQNVAQARDQTAARLDSAGLGAATLFVLQTDCRSSDGCEELERLRATLRSQAEALQRLLPPAQDGFEVLGAAELEAVREAFETGGLEAALSWVRAGLERLGSARLDLAVAGRADVSLVLNMLLGLDPDDPGAVPASAPAEPMPYPAPERPNVVLWTVPLGSAGTAAAPHPTHYDALILVTPGAPTEKDWAQVRPLVLPDTPLVCVRTDGEGEDPESLDEEEKSGESLENAGGGGFENARSEGREKRGPGSQKAGSGEGSEDAGSESLQPVGVGVKKPGSGDSERAAALSPEDETWEVLEEAPPPVFPLRPGGLPGLCEWLRRALPPAQAGALLLALPPASPRAARTKAAALRAGAWRPALLASLAAAAAPVPGLGWACDVALLRGQLAEWRRALGLEPTALARRERALGLTPGELAERTRFPGPVTRAEVEARLGSWAGEGTAGGAALGALSFLWPAGGAAATGGLGYRAAHGVLLQALDEMRADAEAVLAPQVPTQ; from the exons ATGCCTCCGCCGCGGGGTGACGTGACCGTCTTATTCCTGGGGCCTCCGGGCTCGGGAAAGTCTGCTGTGATCGCAGCGCTGTGCGACAAGGATGTGGAGACGGTAGAGATCCCCGACGGACGGCCGGATTCcgggctccccagcctgagagCTGCAGGCCCAGGCCTCTTCCTGGGCGAGCTGAGCTGCCCACCCGCAGCGCCGGGGCCCTGGGCGGCGGAAGCCAACGTGCTGGTATTGGTGCTGCCCGGCCCTGAGGGGAATGAGGAACCCCTGGCCCCAGCGCTGGGGGAGGCAGCGCGGGCCGCCCTGGCCCGAGGAACACCCCTGCTGGCTGTGCGGAACCTTCGTCCCGAGGAGTCACAGAATGTAGCCCAGGCTCGGGATCAGACCGCAGCCCGGCTGGACAGCGCCGGGTTGGGCGCCGCGACTCTCTTTGTGCTACAGACCGACTGCCGCAGCAGCGACGGCTGCGAGGAGCTGGAGCGCCTGCGGGCAACGCTGCGGAGTCAGGCGGAGGCGCTGCAGAG GCTCCTGCCACCGGCTCAGGATGGCTTCGAGGTGCTGGGCGCTGCAGAGTTGGAGGCTGTGCGCGAGGCCTTCGAGACGGGTGGCCTGGAGGCGGCGCTGTCATGGGTTCGGGCCGGCCTGGAGCGACTGGGCAGCGCGCGCCTGGACCTGGCCGTGGCCGGTAGGGCTGACGTGAGCCTTGTGCTGAACATGCTACTCGGGTTAGATCCTGACGACCCAGGTGCGGTGCCTGCTTCGGCGCCCGCGGAGCCCATGCCCTACCCGGCCCCAGAGCGCCCCAATGTGGTGCTCTGGACCGTGCCTCTGGGCTCCGCGGGCACTGCTGCCGCCCCCCACCCAACCCACTACGACGCTCTCATCCTCGTCACCCCTGGGGCCCCCACTGAGAAGGACTGGGCCCAAGTCCGGCCCTTGGTGCTACCAGATACGCCGCTGGTCTGCGTGCGAACAGACGGCGAGGGCGAGGATCCGGAGTCCCTGGACGAAGAGGAAAAGAGCGGCGAGAGCTTAGAGAACGCAGGCGGAGGGGGGTTTGAGAATGCACGcagtgaggggagggagaaaCGTGGCCCTGGATCGCAGAAAGCAGGCAGTGGGGAAGGTTCAGAGGATGCAGGCAGCGAGAGTTTGCAGCCGGTTGGCGTCGGCGTGAAGAAACCGGGCAGCGGGGACTCAGAGCGCGCGGCCGCACTGAGCCCAGAAGATGAGACGTGGGAGGTGCTGGAGGAGGCGCCGCCGCCGGTGTTCCCGCTGCGGCCGGGCGGCCTCCCGGGGCTGTGCGAGTGGCTGCGGCGTGCGCTACCCCCGGCCCAGGCCGGGGCGCTGCTTCTGGCTCTGCCACCCGCGTCTCCCCGCGCGGCCCGGACCAAGGCTGCGGCGCTGCGGGCCGGGGCGTGGCGGCCGGCCCTGTTGGCTAgcctggcggcggcggcggccccagtaccggggctgggctgggcctgcGACGTGGCGCTCCTGCGAGGTCAGCTGGCCGAGTGGCGGCGGGCgctggggctcgaacccacggCGCTGGCACGACGCGAGCGCGCGCTGGGCCTGACGCCGGGGGAGCTGGCCGAGCGGACACGCTTCCCGGGTCCGGTGACGCGCGCCGAAGTGGAGGCGAGGCTGGGCTCGTGGGCGGGCGAGGGCACCGCCGGGGGCGCGGCGCTGGGCGCGCTCTCCTTCCTGTGGCCGGCGGGCGGTGCGGCGGCCACCGGGGGCCTGGGCTACCGCGCGGCGCACGGCGTCCTGCTGCAGGCGCTCGATGAGATGCGGGCCGACGCTGAAGCAGTGCTGGCACCGCAGGTGCCCACGCAGTGA